GGAGAACCTCCTTTCTAAAAGTagagatattatttttattaataagaAAATTAATGGATAATGGTGTATGGGAGAATAGATTTTGGAGATTGAAATTGAATTTTTAGgagtttgaaaaaaattaatgcaatcttatattatattttattcaagcTTATATAAATTTAGGGGTGAAAATTCTTCAATTGGGAATGAATTCATTCAAAACAACGTTTAAATAAGAGTATTAATAATAGATGAATGTTTTATGTAGAAAAAATTTCGTTATTTACTTATTCAtggaacaaataaataaaaaggaattttAGGTGGTAGAGATTTTTCCAATTTTATTCTTATGTCTTTGTTAgttattgaaattttaaaaattaatttatgaatttttaaataaataaacgaGGAACGGAAGGTAGAAAAGGGGGCATTTTATCTAATAAAAGAaaacttttttattattttataaagaaTAACAAAAAGTattagaaaaaaaagaaaagaaaatatgaagaattttattttatatttgattatcaaagaaaattttaaaaaaatttacagTCTAGTTTAAGTTAAAAAGcattaaagaaagaaaagaaaaacacaaaaaaatgaaaaacaaaaaaagaaagtaaaatatgAGCAAATGCATGACCAAAATTCTAATTTTACAAGTTATTAACAtttcaatatttaatttataaaaaatattacaatatatttttatttttaataatattttatatagaaaaaaatacaatgaaagtaaatttcctaattattttccttttcatttctcCTCAAATTAAAATCTGGATCCAAAAAGAGCCCAAAAATCTAGCAAAACAACACATAGATACACAACACGAAACTTTATTGTTTCTTAAGTTTTAATCATATCTGATTAATATATATAACGGGACTTCCCTActatctttttctttctttttttctcttctttctccccaaacaaaatccttaatcaaaGGTAACCCAAACACAGCCTAAAAAATGAGTAGAAACCCACAAACATAATAACTCAACCATTTGAAGAGCATCCttctcttaataataataataataataaaagggtgCCAAGAAACTAGGAATTgtatctctctctttttttccaCTAAAATTCTGTAGCTACAATTTCAATTATAGGACAAGTGTTTTTGGGATTCtaaatcatgaaaaaaaaaatgttaaaaaatttaaatgatcaCCAATAATCTCCACAAGAGCACAGATTATCCCTGAAGTGATGAAACCGATTATTGTCTCTTACAATAATTTCTCTGGCAGCAATGCCTGAGATGAACCTAATGGCACTATGGCAATCTACACAGATCCTTAGATTTTTCGTGATCCTAATAGGGACTCCAGGGGGAATTGATATAAGGCCAAAGGCAAGGGCAATTTTCTCACTGTGGTACCAAACTTCTGCTTCTTTCTCTTCATCTTCCAAATCATAGAGAGCGAAATTGGTGTTAGGTATGTAGCCAGCTGCCGTCATCTCCCTCCTCAGCTTCGCAAGCATTGCCTGAATCTCAGCATTCTTCTCATGGGAGGCATCCTTCGCTTGGAAGACATGAACTGCATTTTTTACGGTGATCCAACTGCATCCTGCTCCCTTTTTAATTCCCACATCTTTCATATCCTTCCTCACAAGGTTAGCTTCCTCCCATCTGCATTGATCATCTAAAGGTAATTAGAAACACTAAATATACCTGAAATTTTACTGACCCGGCCACTAAAATGTAGACAACAATAGTAACATGAGAACAAGAAAATCCCCATCACTTGGGAGGTTGATATTGGTCTTCACATATCACAAGGGGCGTGGCCAAGACTGAAATTTTTACAATGTCTAATTTATAATTGGGATTTACTCTGAGATGAGCCTTGTATCAATGATAAGGTTGCTCCTTCATGATCAAGGAAACAGCCTGTGTGTGTAAAAGTAGGGATAAGGTTGCGTACACTGATCATCCTACCCTTGTACTCACAAAGTGGACAGCCTTGTCGCCCTTTAATGGGACTTTACTCTCCAGGGATTCAAGGAATCTCACTGGTCATATAGAGCATGACATTGTGGCCACTGAAAATCCTATAAGATGTGTGCATCAAGAGAAATAACCAAACTGCACCGATAGTTCAGTGATAATTGGGCTATGTGTGTTGACGCAGTTTGAATGACATTTAAATTGTAAGAGTTCTGATTTTTCAAGCTCCAGAGTAACGATGTTCCTGTTTTATCATGCACAAAACAATGGACACAGATATCTAGAATACTGCTGAACAGATCAAGCTGGGAGACTTGTTTTATAGATTTACAAAGACTAAACAAACGATGCCCAGTGTACGAGACTCTCACACCAGGCGGGATCAGAAGAGGACTCCATGTAGACAGCATTACTTGGAGAGCTTGTTTCTATCACTTAAacctaacaacaacaacaacaataaaacgaAACTTAAATTCCATTAGGTGGGATCAATGCCCCTTGAACCCATAACCTTTAAATTTGGTTGCAACGCCCATAGTGTGTGGTCAAGGCTTGCCCTTTTAATGAAATTGCTTTAGATGTCTTATCAGTTCCCAGCCCACATCATCAATTATGTATCATGTGCGGATGCCACTTGTACCAGCGAGGTTTAAAATACCAAGACACCCAAAATTACACCACTACCAGTCTCCGGAAGCATTAGtgattgaaagaaaaaaaagaaaaaaacatatttttggaaTATGAAGGaagtgggattttttttttttaaacgaacttaaaaaattgaattaatttttgaaacttcaataAAGTTCTGTTTGAAAAGAAATCAGAGTTTTTAATAACGGGATTACCTGCCAGCAGCTGCAAACATATTTGAAAGCAGCACATGATTGCCAGGGTCATGTGGATCTAGTTCAAATAGACTATCAGCGGCTACCTTTCCCAGCTCTGGCTTTCCATAAACTCTACAAGCTCCTAAAAGAGCTCCCCAAACTGAAATTGTTGGGCGAATTGGCATTTTCTTTATGAACTCATAAGCATCCTCTACCCTCCCAGCTCGCCCCAGCAGGTCCACAACACACGCATAATGCTCTGCACCAGGTTCAACCCCATACCTTTCTCTCATTGACTCAAAAATCTCCATACCCACCTTGACTGACCCAGCCCTACTGCATGCCGATAATATGCAGACCAGTGTGACATAATTCGGTACTACCTCGCAAATGCCAGATGTCATTTCCTCAAACAAGACCACAGCCATGTCTGCATGCCCTTGATGTGCATACCCACATATCATTGCATTCCAAGTAATTAAATTCCTCTCTGGCATCTCATCAAAGGCCCTCTCTGAATCCTTTATGCTTCCACATTTTCCATACATGTCAACAAGTGCACTTCCCACAAATATATTCCACTCTACGCACGCCTTCACAGCCAGGGCATGAACTGACCTGCCCAATTCAAGTCCAGCAAGCCCCGCACAAGCACTAAGAACACTTGAAATCATGAAATCAGCAGGCTTAATGCCTTCTTTCCTAGAGCGCAGGAAGATCATGCAAGCCTTCTCTTCCTCGTCATTTTGAACATACGCAGCCACCATTGAGCACCAAGAAACATCATTAGGCTTAAAGATGTCAACAAAAATCATTTCGGAAGATTCAACCTGCTGACACTTTCCGTAAAAATCAATGAGCCCATTTGTAATTGAAACATCCGCCTCAAACCCACATCGAATTACAAACCCATGCAGCTGTCGCCCAAGCTGGAGATATGAAGCATCAGAACACGCATTGAGAAATGCACACAGCGTTATTGAATTGGGTTCCCCGTCCACATTCCGAAACTCAATAAATGCAGCGATTGCCTTTTGGGGTCGGCCATCCAGGACCGAGTTAGTAATAAAAGCATTCCATGTTACAATGTTCCGTTCAGGCATTTCATCAAACAGCTTACAAGCGTCTTCTCTGAGACCCGTTTTACAGTACATGTCGAAGGCGCCACACCCCACAAAAACATCGGCAATCTGACCAGCCTTTACTGCGAGCGCATGAAGCTGTTTTCCGGTCACCGGCTGGAAGAGCGACGCGCACGCCTTGAACAAACAGGGGAATGTAAAGTCATTGGGGAGGATGGACTCGCGGCACATGTCGGAGAACTGGAGGAGGGCGGAAGCGAAATAACCGTTCTGGACGGAACCGGCGATGAGGGCAGTCCAGGTGACGACGGAGCGGGACGAGGCGGGGGTGAGGGAAAGGACGAGCGAGGCCGAGTCGAGGAGGCCCAGCTTGGAGTACATGTTGACGAGATGGTTGGAGAGGAAGGAAGGGAAGGGAGTGGGGAAGGTCTTGACGATGCAGGCGTGGGCGGCTCGGCCGGAGAGAGAAGAATGAGCGGAAACGGCGGTTTCGACCAGGACGGCGAGTGAGTTGGGGGTGAGGAACGGCATTGCCAGTGACTCTGGACATGATTCCTAATAGGGTTGTGACTGATGCATGAAGGAGGAGAGGAGAATTTAGCGGAAGCAAGAAGAATGCAACGGTGTCTGCCTCGCGAGATGCCGGATATTTGAATCTTGATTACTGTTAATGCAGAACCATGCGTGCTTATCCCCCGTTGTCGACGGCGAAGCCAACCCATCCACCATTTCGTTTTTATATTAGGTACGGTTTGAAAGAGGTTTTTCcgtatttaattttaatttatttaaatatatttaagaaaAGTTCGAAACGAATTTTATTTCCTCATCcagcttatttaaaaaaaaaaaaagacgttAGATGGTTCagtattttttaaacaaaatacaCTAAATACTCCAACGTCTACTTGGGGTAGCATGAGTAATGTAAAAAATGCTATTGCATGGCTCATGCAACATTCAATAATTGAAATTTCTTTTGTATTAGGGATTATTTGAagatttgaacaatttttaaCGTTTTTCTTTATATTAGACATCAAAATCTTTGGAATATATAAACtaattagttttaattttaactcctaattttttttatcacTTTCAATAACAATGATTGTATTCTAAAACTTGAAAAATGAGTCCAATAAATCCCATTATACTTTTACGTACCGAAGGTGCGGTTTTAGTTTATAGTGGATGAAGTTCAATAAATATTGTCATGAACTAATATATGATATAATCTTGTGAGCAAACTTTgcacaaataatttttttcatttcaaaCTATCAAAATATGGAAGAAAATAATGATAGAGAAAAGTTCAccaatattaatttaaaaaaaaaatccaaattgcCTACACAAAAGGAAAAATGTAACAACCTAAAAATCTTAAATCAACAAAAATAAACTACTTGTTGCAATGGTataaaatgattcatgtaatcgACCCAGACACCACCAACTAGGATTTAAGgcatgattattttttttttattgttgttgttgttagtgGCGGTGGTGGTGGTGTCTTGGACAAAAAGGCTTGCTTTCAAACCATTAACTTATAAATAATCTTCAAAAATGAATATTAATACTAGTTACAATTTTTTGGTCATTACAATAAAGAGTTAAGCAGCCAAGATTAAACAAGAATAAGCTATTTCGAAGTGATCAATTAGCAATGATGGAAAGTGTTCATTTGAAAGATTGAAGGTGTAGTATccggaaaaaaataataataataaaatttaatttaaaaatatatatatgtatatataataataataaaataataaaataaaattaattaattaaattaaatagtaaaatgaatagtatgataaggaaaatatatatatatatatatataagtaagttattatgatatgtatttaacaTAAAGGTtaaaggtgtatatatatatatatataatatatatataaagtgggaagcttcttcaagaagctaaaTTGGATATTTGTGGAAGtgctctatctctctctctctcctctcccccctcctctctctcttcctctctctctctctctcctacgactccctctcttcgattccgaactagttttacgccggatcgacaaaccgaaaccaccacgacgctcctggcgaagttctctacaagtctgccggaacgaatcgtcaggaaaacgaagttggatttcatcccaaatccaaggtaaggctttatattcaatatttggatttttgacagttgaagaaagtaatatacgcgtaaaaatactgaactttaatactgaaaattttcagttccagggtattgattgggaacgttgggaatcatccctaagttgaggtaagattttttaagtcgaatttgacttagtggtagttatagaaaatattgtacgtacgaaaatactaaactttaattttgcgagttttcattttcagggtattgagttgagaaccttgtgggtacgggaaagattttcttaggggcttttcaggaatcaggtaaggggataaactaagctagttttgttttgagaaaatgtatgtatatatatatagcatctggtttcaggaaaaataaatatatttatatatatgatttatatttggaaaatactgtttaaatgattatatgttgaatacgtagaaaaatttatttagtgtggcatgagtataaaaatgttgtgaaatactgttttttttttttggaatagggacgatatggatttctatgatgaaaaaccggcgtacgggccgagatatttttatatgtatatgtgatttgccgacatatgggtcgtgctatgtggatgagatttgccggcgtatgggtcgtgctatgtgatttgccagcgtacgggctgtgatatgtgatttgccggcgtacgggccgtgttatgtggtttgccagcgtacgggctgtgctatgtgatttaccggcgtacgggccgtgctatgttaaaatgtgtaataccggcgtacgggccgatgattttcatgatacacgtatatatgtgaaatgatataattgatgtgaaaaaaaatgatatgagatatttatgtatcacggttttagtatatgtatatgatatcagaacctggttggcttggtctaggctagcacttgcacggtaccgttgctatgtgtctatggtcctcgtgatcatgatatctgtgttaacgccgctgtacggagtggtgtgagattggatggtcgatgtggttattttcaagaagtgtgttgttatcgcccctggtgtacggaccagtctgggtagacccatcggacctacagactactgtttgacttggcagtggtcggccaaccattgtcaggtcccgccttcgggccacacaacccagttatgtgggagtaatacatgacaacagccagctaacctaccaggattgttttatattattattagtgtatgagatgagacatgtatgttttcccagatttgataaacagtattgaatatgttatgtatggtatatgtagaacacataatactcatgttgccacacactggtattagtttatttcccttactgagaggtgtctcacccctaaatcttatacatttttcaggagccccagataggagagcgggaaaagccccgctgatctagatcagttgtttgccctctttggaagggtaagtttttggtagggacagttaggttttgtggggattgtccctagatttcatttttgagatgtatatactgtgagatagtaattgtagtgactctggtatgtgttatgcactttatgatgagatgtatatgattttatactttctgctgcgtaggcttctgctgtatgttttgttatatccctggtgcccacgggcccaggtggattgtgacctgctgagctgggatgtatgatgtgatgataatttatttatatataaaaaaaaaatatgtgaaaaaggagcaggtcgttacagaaggCAATCATATGCTCTTTGGTTCATTGAGTTCATCAAAGAAGTAAAAAGATGCCTCTAACTGCATGAGAACACAAGTCTTGCCAAGATAAGGGAAAGAAGGTTTTGATGCAAGGGTCTAGCTACATAGATCCTTTTATAACAACCTAAGAAGATATACATTGGAGCAAAAAGAGTTTGAGCTCCCAACATCAAACCATTATGAGATGATTGATTTAAACTATTGTACCTCAACCCTTACACTTGGGTAGAAAAGCGAAGCAATGTCATTGGAGAGACATGTGACTTAAGCCCACTCAACATAACCATGTACATTGGGGTAGTTCGAACTAggattgtaacgacctacttaatttccatgttttttttttcttttttactataacattctacatgctctgataccatgataggGGTAAACCCAACATTAACCTAAAGagcaagaagtagaaatcaagtaaacataaccatatgtaaatatttacaataccatacaaaacaaataccaaagtactacatgtttcccaaaatatacacatatcactgtttcccaaaataccctcaaccatgctgggatatacaaaaacactcccaaaacatactcactctctgatagggcaccactgaagcccctctacctgcgagcctgatctgctcgcctacctgaatcacctggaaaatgattcaacactagaatgagccaacactcagtaagacgaaatatgttattactagtgtgtggcaaatgagctactatataatgaaaatttgttttcaaataaacatgtataattgaatatataaataaagtataagtgataaaattcACCACCCCTgcccctattgcttaacatgacagtattggagaTTATTAtacaaaatacttctagtataagtaagtatgttccctgtctCTGCAAATCTAtatatacgtaataataactaaaaatgttccttgtggatatctgtatgtcatgacttaccaccttatgacagggttgtgcggcccgtaggcgggatttaccctggctggccaactaggaataaatcactata
This genomic stretch from Malania oleifera isolate guangnan ecotype guangnan chromosome 3, ASM2987363v1, whole genome shotgun sequence harbors:
- the LOC131152252 gene encoding pentatricopeptide repeat-containing protein At4g14850 isoform X1, translated to MPFLTPNSLAVLVETAVSAHSSLSGRAAHACIVKTFPTPFPSFLSNHLVNMYSKLGLLDSASLVLSLTPASSRSVVTWTALIAGSVQNGYFASALLQFSDMCRESILPNDFTFPCLFKACASLFQPVTGKQLHALAVKAGQIADVFVGCGAFDMYCKTGLREDACKLFDEMPERNIVTWNAFITNSVLDGRPQKAIAAFIEFRNVDGEPNSITLCAFLNACSDASYLQLGRQLHGFVIRCGFEADVSITNGLIDFYGKCQQVESSEMIFVDIFKPNDVSWCSMVAAYVQNDEEEKACMIFLRSRKEGIKPADFMISSVLSACAGLAGLELGRSVHALAVKACVEWNIFVGSALVDMYGKCGSIKDSERAFDEMPERNLITWNAMICGYAHQGHADMAVVLFEEMTSGICEVVPNYVTLVCILSACSRAGSVKVGMEIFESMRERYGVEPGAEHYACVVDLLGRAGRVEDAYEFIKKMPIRPTISVWGALLGACRVYGKPELGKVAADSLFELDPHDPGNHVLLSNMFAAAGRWEEANLVRKDMKDVGIKKGAGCSWITVKNAVHVFQAKDASHEKNAEIQAMLAKLRREMTAAGYIPNTNFALYDLEDEEKEAEVWYHSEKIALAFGLISIPPGVPIRITKNLRICVDCHSAIRFISGIAAREIIVRDNNRFHHFRDNLCSCGDYW
- the LOC131152252 gene encoding pentatricopeptide repeat-containing protein At4g14850 isoform X2; the encoded protein is MPFLTPNSLAVLVETAVSAHSSLSGRAAHACIVKTFPTPFPSFLSNHLVNMYSKLGLLDSASLVLSLTPASSRSVVTWTALIAGSVQNGYFASALLQFSDMCRESILPNDFTFPCLFKACASLFQPVTGKQLHALAVKAGQIADVFVGCGAFDMYCKTGLREDACKLFDEMPERNIVTWNAFITNSVLDGRPQKAIAAFIEFRNVDGEPNSITLCAFLNACSDASYLQLGRQLHGFVIRCGFEADVSITNGLIDFYGKCQQVESSEMIFVDIFKPNDVSWCSMVAAYVQNDEEEKACMIFLRSRKEGIKPADFMISSVLSACAGLAGLELGRSVHALAVKACVEWNIFVGSALVDMYGKCGSIKDSERAFDEMPERNLITWNAMICGYAHQGHADMAVVLFEEMTSGICEVVPNYVTLVCILSACSRAGSVKVGMEIFESMRERYGVEPGAEHYACVVDLLGRAGRVEDAYEFIKKMPIRPTISVWGALLGACRVYGKPELGKVAADSLFELDPHDPGNHVLLSNMFAAAGRFK